The following are encoded together in the Mus musculus strain NOD/MrkTac chromosome 17 genomic contig, GRCm38.p6 alternate locus group NOD/MrkTac MMCHR17_NOD_IDD1 genome:
- the H2-T18 gene encoding H-2 class I histocompatibility antigen, TLA(B) alpha chain isoform X1: MRMGTMVPGTLLILLAASPGQTQTCPGSHSLKYFYTALSRPAISEPWYIAVGYLDDTQFVRFDSAGETGTYKLLSPWVEQEGPEYWARETEIVTSNAQFFRENLQTMLDYYNLSQNGSHTIQVMYGCEVELFGSLFRAYEQHGYDGRDYIALNEDLKTWTAADMAAEITRSKWEQAGYTELRRTYLEGPCKDSLLRYLENRKKTQECTDPPKTHVTHHPRPEGYVTLRCWALGFYPAHITLTWQLNGEELIQDMELVETRPAGDGTFQKWAAVVVPSGEEQKYTCHVYHEGLPEPLTLRWEPPQSSMPTRTIVRAVLGAMVILGVMRGSGMMWMRKNKGGNRDDNTAACQNEREHLSLSAGDESDALGVEAGLKELPTAPPLVP, encoded by the exons ATGAGGATGGGGACCATGGTGCCTGGCACCCTCCTGATCCTCCTGGCTGCCTCACCAGGCCAGACCCAGACCTGCCCGG GCTCACACTCGCTGAAGTACTTCTACACCGCCTTGTCCCGACCTGCAATCAGCGAACCGTGGTACATAGCTGTGGGCTACCTGGATGACACTCAGTTCGTGCGCTTCGACAGCGCAGGGGAGACTGGGACATATAAGCTACTTTCGCCATGGGTGGAGCAAGAGGGGCCCGAGTATTgggcgagagagacagagatcgtCACAAGCAATGCACAGTTTTTCCGCGAGAATCTGCAGACTATGCTGGACTACTACAACCTGAGTCAAAATG GCTCTCACACCATCCAGGTGATGTATGGCTGTGAGGTGGAGTTGTTCGGGAGCCTCTTCCGCGCTTATGAGCAGCATGGCTATGATGGCCGCGATTACATCGCCCTCAATGAAGATCTAAAAACGTGGACAGCAGCAGACATGGCAGCAGAGATCACCCGAAGCAAGTGGGAGCAGGCTGGTTATACAGAGCTCCGCAGGACCTACTTGGAGGGCCCATGCAAGGATTCCCTGCTCAGATACCTGGAGAACAGAAAAAAGACACAGGAGTGCACAG ATCCTCCAAAAACACACGTGACCCATCACCCCAGACCTGAAGGTTATGTCACCCTGAGATGCTGGGCCCTGGGCTTCTACCCTGCTCACATCACCCTGACCTGGCAGTTGAATGGGGAGGAATTGATTCAGGACATGGAGCTTGTGGAGACCAGGCCTGCAGGGGATGGAACCTTCCAGAAGTGGGCAGCTGTGGTGGTGCCTTCTGGGGAAGAGCAGAAATACACATGTCATGTGTACCATGAGGGGCTGCCTGAGCCTCTCACCCTGAGATGGG AGCCTCCACAGTCCAGTATGCCCACCAGGACCATTGTTCGTGCTGTCCTTGGAGCTATGGTCATCTTAGGTGTTATGAGAGGAAGTGGTATGATGTGGATGAGAAAGAACAAAG gtggAAACAGAGACGATAACACTGCTGCATGTCAGAATGAGAGGGAACACTTGTCCCTGAGCGCTGGGGATGAATCCGATGCACTCGGGGTCGAAGCTGGGCTGAAGGAGCTTCCTACAGCCCCACCATTGGTCCCCTGA
- the H2-T18 gene encoding H-2 class I histocompatibility antigen, TLA(B) alpha chain isoform X2 → MRMGTMVPGTLLILLAASPGQTQTCPGSHSLKYFYTALSRPAISEPWYIAVGYLDDTQFVRFDSAGETGTYKLLSPWVEQEGPEYWARETEIVTSNAQFFRENLQTMLDYYNLSQNAADMAAEITRSKWEQAGYTELRRTYLEGPCKDSLLRYLENRKKTQECTDPPKTHVTHHPRPEGYVTLRCWALGFYPAHITLTWQLNGEELIQDMELVETRPAGDGTFQKWAAVVVPSGEEQKYTCHVYHEGLPEPLTLRWEPPQSSMPTRTIVRAVLGAMVILGVMRGSGMMWMRKNKGGNRDDNTAACQNEREHLSLSAGDESDALGVEAGLKELPTAPPLVP, encoded by the exons ATGAGGATGGGGACCATGGTGCCTGGCACCCTCCTGATCCTCCTGGCTGCCTCACCAGGCCAGACCCAGACCTGCCCGG GCTCACACTCGCTGAAGTACTTCTACACCGCCTTGTCCCGACCTGCAATCAGCGAACCGTGGTACATAGCTGTGGGCTACCTGGATGACACTCAGTTCGTGCGCTTCGACAGCGCAGGGGAGACTGGGACATATAAGCTACTTTCGCCATGGGTGGAGCAAGAGGGGCCCGAGTATTgggcgagagagacagagatcgtCACAAGCAATGCACAGTTTTTCCGCGAGAATCTGCAGACTATGCTGGACTACTACAACCTGAGTCAAAATG CAGCAGACATGGCAGCAGAGATCACCCGAAGCAAGTGGGAGCAGGCTGGTTATACAGAGCTCCGCAGGACCTACTTGGAGGGCCCATGCAAGGATTCCCTGCTCAGATACCTGGAGAACAGAAAAAAGACACAGGAGTGCACAG ATCCTCCAAAAACACACGTGACCCATCACCCCAGACCTGAAGGTTATGTCACCCTGAGATGCTGGGCCCTGGGCTTCTACCCTGCTCACATCACCCTGACCTGGCAGTTGAATGGGGAGGAATTGATTCAGGACATGGAGCTTGTGGAGACCAGGCCTGCAGGGGATGGAACCTTCCAGAAGTGGGCAGCTGTGGTGGTGCCTTCTGGGGAAGAGCAGAAATACACATGTCATGTGTACCATGAGGGGCTGCCTGAGCCTCTCACCCTGAGATGGG AGCCTCCACAGTCCAGTATGCCCACCAGGACCATTGTTCGTGCTGTCCTTGGAGCTATGGTCATCTTAGGTGTTATGAGAGGAAGTGGTATGATGTGGATGAGAAAGAACAAAG gtggAAACAGAGACGATAACACTGCTGCATGTCAGAATGAGAGGGAACACTTGTCCCTGAGCGCTGGGGATGAATCCGATGCACTCGGGGTCGAAGCTGGGCTGAAGGAGCTTCCTACAGCCCCACCATTGGTCCCCTGA